From one Erythrobacter sp. HKB08 genomic stretch:
- the phhA gene encoding phenylalanine 4-monooxygenase, translated as MATLAQTEQDFSVLPELPADVFTAPLKKPAHVGEDWVEPKQTEYSSEDDAIWNDLFARQMDVLPGRAATAFMEGLEKLDLGKGGVPEFGAMSEELNKMTGWSVIPVPMLIPDHVFFWHLANRRFPAGNFIRTRETFDYIQEPDVFHDVFGHVPMLTDPVFADYMQEYGKAGWKAMRYNHLKALGSLYWYTVEFGLILEHGKDLRAYGAGILSGPTEAVFSVEAESPNRIMLNVDRVMRTDYVISDLQPTYFVIESFEDLYRQTVERDFDRLYRSLGPSFTYANTAVIDVDNVLNRGTQEYLLRGGRGSGATPV; from the coding sequence ATGGCCACTCTAGCACAGACCGAACAGGACTTTAGCGTCCTTCCCGAGCTTCCGGCGGATGTCTTCACCGCGCCGCTGAAAAAGCCTGCCCATGTGGGCGAGGACTGGGTCGAGCCGAAGCAGACCGAATATTCGTCCGAGGACGATGCGATCTGGAACGACCTGTTCGCCCGCCAGATGGATGTGCTGCCCGGCCGCGCGGCGACCGCCTTCATGGAAGGGCTCGAGAAGCTCGACCTCGGCAAGGGCGGCGTGCCCGAGTTCGGCGCCATGTCGGAAGAGCTGAACAAGATGACCGGGTGGAGCGTCATCCCCGTGCCGATGCTCATCCCCGACCACGTGTTTTTCTGGCACCTCGCCAACCGGCGTTTCCCGGCGGGCAATTTTATCCGCACGCGCGAGACTTTCGACTACATCCAGGAACCCGACGTCTTCCACGACGTGTTCGGCCACGTGCCGATGCTGACCGACCCGGTGTTTGCCGACTACATGCAGGAATATGGCAAGGCCGGGTGGAAGGCGATGCGCTACAACCACCTCAAAGCGCTCGGCTCGCTCTATTGGTACACCGTCGAGTTCGGCCTGATCCTCGAGCACGGCAAGGACTTGCGCGCCTATGGTGCAGGCATCCTGTCAGGCCCGACCGAGGCGGTGTTCTCGGTCGAGGCGGAGAGCCCCAATCGCATCATGCTCAACGTCGACCGGGTCATGCGCACCGATTACGTGATCAGCGACCTGCAGCCGACATACTTCGTGATCGAGAGCTTCGAGGATCTCTACCGCCAGACGGTCGAGCGCGACTTCGACCGGCTTTACCGATCGCTCGGGCCGAGCTTCACCTACGCCAATACGGCGGTGATCGATGTCGACAATGTGCTGAACCGCGGAACGCAGGAATACCTGCTGCGCGGTGGACGCGGAAGCGGCGCGACGCCGGTTTAG
- a CDS encoding acyl-CoA dehydrogenase family protein — protein sequence MADNGMDPDVFDQFTEQLERYVRERLIPAEKDVIENDAIPADIVEEMKEMGLFGLSVPEEFGGAGLNMQQYARVINIMGYAAPAYRSIFSINIGMFNSALKNGGTDAQKAEWWPRIASGEIACFGLTEPGSGSDSAGLQTSARPDPGGNGWILNGTKRYITNAPSADVALIMARTEKENLPKNAHVSAFIVPMDTPGVSTGSPDKKMGQAGAHISDIMLDDVHVPGEALLGGETGKGFRFAMMSLDNGRISVGAMAAGLARRALDSAIRYANERKAFGEPIANFQLIQQMLAESEMEIYAAEAMMADVTARADRGENVLRKAAAFKVFASEMCGRVVDRVVQVYGGAGYLAEYDAERFFRDARIFRIYEGTTQILLLQIAKHMLREWNEGA from the coding sequence ATGGCCGACAACGGCATGGACCCCGATGTCTTCGACCAGTTCACCGAGCAGCTCGAACGCTATGTGCGCGAGCGGCTGATCCCGGCGGAAAAGGATGTCATCGAAAACGATGCGATCCCCGCCGATATCGTCGAGGAAATGAAGGAAATGGGGCTGTTCGGCCTGTCGGTGCCGGAAGAGTTCGGCGGTGCGGGCCTCAACATGCAGCAATATGCCCGCGTGATTAACATCATGGGCTACGCGGCGCCGGCCTATCGTTCGATCTTCTCGATCAACATCGGCATGTTCAATTCCGCGCTCAAGAACGGCGGGACCGACGCGCAGAAAGCCGAATGGTGGCCGCGTATCGCGAGCGGCGAGATCGCCTGCTTCGGCCTGACCGAACCGGGCTCGGGCTCCGACAGTGCAGGCTTGCAGACCTCCGCCCGGCCCGATCCCGGTGGCAACGGCTGGATACTCAACGGGACCAAGCGCTACATCACCAACGCACCGAGCGCCGACGTCGCGTTGATCATGGCGCGCACGGAGAAGGAAAACCTGCCCAAGAACGCGCATGTCAGCGCTTTCATCGTGCCGATGGACACGCCGGGCGTTTCGACCGGCTCGCCCGACAAGAAGATGGGGCAGGCGGGCGCGCATATCTCCGATATCATGCTCGACGACGTCCATGTGCCGGGCGAAGCGCTGCTCGGCGGGGAGACCGGCAAGGGCTTCCGCTTTGCGATGATGAGCCTCGACAACGGGCGTATCTCGGTCGGCGCCATGGCGGCAGGGCTGGCGCGCCGCGCACTCGATTCGGCCATCCGCTACGCCAACGAGCGCAAGGCCTTCGGCGAGCCGATCGCCAACTTCCAGCTGATCCAGCAGATGCTCGCGGAAAGCGAGATGGAAATCTACGCCGCCGAGGCGATGATGGCCGATGTGACCGCGCGCGCCGACCGGGGCGAGAACGTGCTGCGCAAGGCCGCCGCATTCAAGGTCTTCGCCTCCGAGATGTGCGGGCGCGTGGTCGACCGCGTGGTGCAGGTCTACGGCGGCGCGGGCTACCTCGCCGAATACGATGCAGAGCGCTTCTTCCGCGATGCGCGCATCTTCCGCATCTACGAAGGCACGACGCAAATCCTGCTGCTGCAGATCGCCAAGCACATGCTGCGCGAATGGAACGAGGGGGCCTGA
- a CDS encoding CoA transferase: MYNLLSDLSVIEVSSFVASPTIGLYCAQMGADVVRVDHKAGGLDYDRYMLTREGRSLSWENLNRAKKSVALDLRSAEGRELCVELARKTGTLVTNLPEKSFLSHDAVSEGRDDMVSLRIMGWHDGRQAMDFTVNAASGYPLMCGPEEWDPATAPPVNQVLPAWDFITGAYGAFALMAAVHHRSRTGEGSELRIPLGDVAIGTMANAGAMAEMLYRGSDRERLGNAIWGAFGRDFRSRDGKRFMVAALTPKQWDGLIAAFGVEQEIAALEAELGVRFADGDTPRFQHRKALFALFQNASEQHDYDDLAARMAQHGCTFERYRTMHEAANDPVLVAENPLFGPSPANPSGFEYPATRSFAKRHGHEVGDPAPAPYLGQHSEEVLAERLGLSSGTIGKLVDAGTVALSDKDTRS; the protein is encoded by the coding sequence ATGTACAATCTGCTTTCCGATCTTTCGGTGATCGAGGTTTCCAGCTTCGTTGCCTCCCCCACCATCGGCCTCTACTGCGCGCAGATGGGTGCCGACGTGGTCCGGGTGGACCACAAGGCGGGCGGGCTCGACTACGACCGCTACATGCTGACCAGGGAAGGGCGCTCGCTCAGCTGGGAGAACCTGAACCGCGCGAAGAAGAGCGTCGCGCTCGACCTGCGCAGCGCGGAAGGGCGCGAGCTGTGCGTCGAACTTGCGCGCAAGACCGGCACGCTGGTGACCAACCTGCCGGAAAAGAGCTTCCTCAGCCATGACGCGGTGTCCGAGGGGCGCGACGACATGGTGTCCCTGCGCATCATGGGCTGGCACGACGGGCGCCAGGCGATGGACTTCACGGTCAACGCGGCGAGCGGATACCCGCTGATGTGCGGGCCGGAGGAATGGGACCCGGCGACCGCGCCGCCGGTCAACCAGGTTCTGCCTGCATGGGACTTCATCACCGGGGCTTACGGCGCCTTCGCGCTGATGGCGGCGGTCCACCACCGCAGCCGCACCGGCGAGGGTAGCGAGCTGCGCATCCCGCTGGGCGATGTCGCAATCGGGACGATGGCCAATGCCGGTGCGATGGCCGAAATGCTTTATCGCGGCTCGGATCGCGAGCGGCTCGGCAATGCGATCTGGGGCGCATTCGGACGCGACTTCCGCAGTCGCGACGGCAAGCGCTTCATGGTCGCCGCCCTCACGCCGAAGCAGTGGGACGGCCTGATTGCCGCCTTCGGGGTGGAGCAGGAAATCGCCGCGCTCGAAGCCGAACTCGGCGTGCGCTTCGCCGATGGGGACACGCCCCGCTTCCAGCATCGCAAGGCGCTGTTCGCACTGTTCCAGAACGCTTCGGAGCAGCACGATTACGACGATCTCGCCGCCCGCATGGCGCAGCACGGCTGCACGTTCGAGCGCTACCGTACCATGCACGAAGCGGCTAACGATCCGGTGCTTGTCGCCGAGAACCCGCTGTTCGGCCCCTCGCCGGCCAACCCCAGCGGTTTCGAATATCCCGCCACCCGCAGCTTCGCCAAGCGCCACGGCCACGAAGTCGGCGACCCGGCGCCCGCCCCCTATCTCGGCCAGCACAGCGAGGAAGTCCTCGCCGAGCGTCTCGGCCTGTCCTCCGGCACCATCGGCAAGCTCGTCGATGCCGGAACCGTTGCCCTTTCCGACAAGGATACCCGATCATGA
- a CDS encoding MaoC family dehydratase N-terminal domain-containing protein, which produces MGDWSQWVGREQRSTDRLDPALAARWLATFDLPAPQAPILPQGIHFCLCTPEAPSAMLGEDGHPLRDETPASFFPPVPLPRRMWAASDIAFHEPIGIGASVERISRIASVTPKSGRSGEMVFVEVEHETSADGELAIRETQTLVYREAAASDAPLQPPATGAPSFDPSGWDAHRTLTPDPRLLFRFSALTFNTHRIHYDAPYARDVERYRGLVVHGPLTASMLLQMAAEEYGEHALKTFRFRAVSPAIADEPLHLALRGTGEGIDLAAFDDDGRQVLQASASR; this is translated from the coding sequence ATGGGCGACTGGTCGCAATGGGTCGGGCGCGAGCAGCGCAGCACCGACCGGCTCGACCCGGCGCTCGCCGCGCGCTGGCTCGCGACCTTCGACCTGCCCGCGCCGCAAGCGCCGATCCTGCCGCAGGGCATCCATTTCTGCCTCTGCACGCCCGAAGCTCCCTCCGCGATGCTCGGCGAGGATGGCCATCCGCTGCGCGACGAGACCCCGGCGAGCTTCTTCCCGCCCGTCCCGTTGCCACGCCGGATGTGGGCGGCGAGCGATATCGCGTTCCACGAGCCCATCGGGATCGGCGCGAGCGTCGAGCGCATCTCGCGCATCGCCTCGGTCACGCCCAAGTCGGGCCGCAGCGGCGAGATGGTCTTCGTCGAGGTCGAGCATGAGACCAGCGCCGACGGCGAACTCGCTATACGCGAGACGCAGACGCTGGTGTACCGCGAGGCCGCTGCAAGCGACGCGCCCCTCCAGCCGCCCGCGACCGGCGCGCCTTCTTTCGATCCGAGCGGGTGGGACGCGCACCGCACCCTCACCCCCGATCCGCGCCTGCTGTTCCGCTTTTCGGCGCTGACCTTCAACACGCACCGGATCCATTACGACGCGCCCTATGCGCGCGATGTCGAGCGCTATCGCGGCCTCGTCGTGCACGGCCCGCTGACGGCCAGCATGCTGCTGCAAATGGCGGCCGAGGAATATGGCGAGCATGCGCTCAAGACCTTCCGCTTCCGCGCGGTCAGCCCGGCGATCGCGGACGAGCCGCTGCATCTCGCCCTGCGCGGGACCGGCGAGGGGATCGATCTGGCCGCCTTCGACGACGACGGGCGGCAAGTGCTTCAGGCAAGTGCCAGCCGCTAG
- a CDS encoding GlsB/YeaQ/YmgE family stress response membrane protein, translated as MGLVLLLSVGALFGWLASIVGENSDHVELIVNLAVGSISAVILGAAIYDGSLMTGISPAGFVLGGLGSIVVLALTLLGLRKFRARPQPQKRR; from the coding sequence ATGGGTTTGGTACTCCTCCTCTCGGTCGGAGCGCTGTTCGGCTGGCTGGCGTCCATCGTCGGCGAGAACAGCGATCACGTCGAACTGATCGTCAATCTGGCGGTCGGCAGCATCAGCGCCGTCATCCTCGGCGCAGCGATTTACGACGGATCCCTGATGACCGGCATCAGCCCGGCGGGCTTTGTGCTCGGCGGGCTCGGATCGATCGTCGTCCTTGCGCTGACCTTGCTCGGCCTGCGCAAGTTCCGCGCGCGACCGCAGCCGCAAAAACGCCGCTAA
- the recQ gene encoding DNA helicase RecQ: MASLPLSPDRIDDARETLRRLFGFEGFRGRQEEVVARVLAGQSTLAVMPTGAGKSLTYQLPAAMLGGTCVVISPLIALMHDQLRSARANGIRAATLTSADADWRETMDAYRAGELDLLYVAPERASQPQFLDFLTAAPIALFAIDEAHCVSEWGHDFRPDYRQLRPLMDSFPDVPRLALTATADKRTRLDILQQLGIPEDGLVLAGFDRPNIRYAIRHRDNPVRQITQLMNEEPGPGIVYAPTRRKVEDLAAKLADATGRPVRPYHAGLEAEERAANQASFVASEDMVIVATIAFGMGIDKPDVRFVAHAGIPKSIEAYYQETGRAGRDGDPARAEMLWGAGDFAQARQRLGELPEARQAEERARLDALAGLVETPGCRRAVLLRHFGEDPPETCGNCDNCLSPPQVTDATELARKLLSAVYRTGQTYGFGHVQKVLTGAEDERVRQRGHDALTVFGIVEGEDARLLQPLSRALQARGALVSTEHGGLALGGDARDILRGDASVEMVLPPKRERRRRGRNAAPNPVGDPLFDALRELRRELAIEAQVPPYVIFHDATLREMAANRPASLAELGTIAGIGAKKLEAYGEAFLRVIQRH, translated from the coding sequence ATGGCGAGCCTCCCCCTCTCACCCGATCGGATCGACGACGCGCGCGAAACGCTGCGCCGCCTGTTCGGCTTCGAGGGATTCCGGGGCCGGCAGGAAGAGGTCGTAGCGCGCGTGCTTGCAGGCCAGTCGACGCTGGCGGTGATGCCGACGGGCGCGGGCAAGTCGCTCACCTACCAGCTGCCGGCGGCGATGCTGGGCGGGACATGCGTGGTCATTTCGCCGCTCATCGCGCTGATGCACGACCAGCTGCGCAGCGCGCGGGCGAATGGCATTCGCGCGGCGACGCTGACCAGCGCCGATGCCGACTGGCGCGAGACGATGGACGCCTACCGCGCGGGCGAGCTCGACCTGCTTTATGTTGCGCCCGAGCGGGCGAGCCAGCCGCAGTTCCTCGACTTCCTCACCGCCGCGCCCATCGCGCTGTTCGCGATCGACGAGGCGCATTGCGTGTCCGAATGGGGTCACGACTTCCGCCCGGACTATCGCCAGCTCCGCCCTTTGATGGACAGCTTTCCCGACGTGCCGCGCCTTGCGCTGACGGCGACGGCCGACAAGCGCACGCGGCTCGACATTCTCCAGCAACTCGGCATCCCGGAAGATGGGCTGGTGCTTGCCGGGTTCGACCGGCCCAACATCCGCTACGCGATCCGCCACCGCGACAATCCGGTGCGCCAGATCACACAGCTGATGAACGAGGAACCGGGGCCGGGCATCGTCTACGCGCCGACCCGCCGCAAGGTGGAGGACCTCGCCGCCAAGCTTGCCGATGCGACCGGCCGCCCGGTGCGCCCCTATCACGCCGGGCTCGAGGCGGAGGAGCGCGCGGCTAACCAGGCTTCCTTCGTCGCGAGCGAGGACATGGTGATCGTCGCGACCATCGCTTTCGGCATGGGGATCGACAAGCCGGACGTGCGCTTCGTCGCCCATGCCGGCATCCCGAAATCGATCGAGGCCTACTACCAGGAAACCGGCCGTGCGGGACGCGACGGCGATCCGGCGCGGGCGGAAATGCTCTGGGGTGCGGGCGATTTCGCGCAGGCACGCCAGCGGCTCGGAGAGCTGCCCGAAGCGCGCCAGGCGGAAGAGCGCGCGCGGCTCGATGCGCTGGCCGGACTGGTCGAGACGCCGGGCTGCCGCCGCGCGGTCCTGCTGCGCCATTTCGGCGAGGATCCGCCGGAGACCTGCGGCAACTGCGACAACTGCCTCTCGCCGCCGCAGGTAACCGATGCGACCGAGCTTGCGCGCAAGCTGCTCTCGGCCGTCTATCGCACTGGGCAGACTTACGGCTTCGGCCACGTTCAGAAGGTGCTGACCGGGGCGGAGGACGAGCGCGTCCGCCAGCGCGGGCACGATGCCCTCACCGTCTTCGGTATCGTCGAGGGCGAGGATGCGCGCCTGCTCCAGCCGCTCTCGCGCGCACTGCAGGCACGCGGCGCGCTGGTTTCGACCGAGCATGGCGGGCTCGCGCTGGGAGGAGATGCGCGCGACATCCTGAGGGGCGATGCCAGCGTGGAAATGGTCCTCCCGCCCAAACGCGAGCGGAGACGGCGCGGGCGCAATGCCGCGCCCAACCCGGTCGGCGACCCGCTATTCGACGCGCTGCGCGAACTAAGGCGCGAGCTGGCGATCGAGGCGCAGGTGCCGCCCTATGTCATCTTCCACGATGCGACCTTGCGCG
- the ppk2 gene encoding polyphosphate kinase 2 produces the protein MGDLKRAEYEDLLEPLEEELVSMARWAKATGARICVLFEGRDTAGKGGAIRAVSERLNPRQCRIVALSKPSDTERTQWYFQRYVPHLPAAGEIVLFDRSWYNRAGVEKVMGFASQEQVTSFLVEAPRFERMLVDDGILLFKYWLTTDQEKQEERLRERLDDPLKRWKLSPIDLAARQQYAAYTEAREEMLAATHTAHAPWTLVDFNDQKRGRLTLIRDLLDRLPDTQVKHEPLEFPDLGHEPMAESYAVIEPIEDYPVD, from the coding sequence TTGGGCGATCTGAAGCGGGCGGAATACGAGGATTTGCTGGAGCCGCTCGAGGAAGAGCTCGTCTCCATGGCGCGCTGGGCGAAGGCGACCGGCGCGCGCATCTGCGTCCTGTTCGAAGGGCGCGATACGGCAGGCAAGGGCGGCGCCATCCGCGCGGTCAGCGAACGGCTCAATCCGCGCCAGTGCCGCATCGTCGCCCTCTCCAAACCGAGCGATACCGAGCGCACCCAGTGGTATTTCCAGCGCTACGTGCCGCACCTCCCGGCGGCGGGAGAGATCGTGCTGTTCGACCGCAGCTGGTACAACCGTGCAGGCGTGGAAAAGGTCATGGGTTTCGCGAGCCAGGAGCAGGTGACGAGCTTCCTCGTCGAAGCGCCGCGCTTCGAGCGCATGCTGGTCGACGATGGCATACTGCTGTTCAAATACTGGCTCACCACCGACCAGGAAAAGCAGGAGGAGCGCTTGCGGGAGAGGCTGGACGACCCGCTCAAGCGCTGGAAGCTCTCGCCGATCGACCTCGCCGCGCGGCAGCAATACGCCGCCTATACCGAGGCGCGCGAGGAGATGCTGGCAGCGACGCACACCGCCCATGCGCCGTGGACGCTGGTCGATTTCAACGACCAGAAGCGCGGCCGGCTGACGCTGATCCGCGACCTGCTCGACCGCCTGCCCGATACGCAGGTGAAGCACGAACCGCTCGAATTTCCCGATCTCGGGCATGAGCCGATGGCGGAAAGCTATGCGGTCATCGAGCCGATCGAGGATTATCCGGTCGACTAA
- a CDS encoding undecaprenyl-diphosphate phosphatase: protein MTFLQLLLIAIVQGITEFLPISSSGHLILIPYITDFPDQGPLIDVAVHVGSLLAIVVYFFKDVVVLARGGFASVGIGKAPAERKLFWWIVLGTIPAVLFGLAIKMGAFNSLAETWFDITVVDDDLMSSIRFTDLIAVNLIVYGILLGLADRFGGNEKTFEDMSWRDGLIVGIAQALAIVPGTSRSGVTMTAARALGYSRFEAARFSFLLSIPAVAGAGILIVPEIFEAGGDLAFEALVAGVMTFIAAFATMAFLMNFLKKASMMVFVVYRVALGVALLALF, encoded by the coding sequence ATGACCTTCCTCCAGCTTCTGCTCATCGCGATCGTCCAGGGGATTACCGAGTTCCTGCCGATTTCCTCGTCGGGCCACCTGATCCTCATCCCCTACATCACCGATTTCCCCGACCAGGGCCCGCTGATCGACGTCGCGGTGCACGTCGGCTCGCTGCTCGCGATCGTGGTCTATTTCTTCAAGGACGTGGTGGTGCTGGCGCGCGGCGGCTTCGCCTCGGTCGGGATCGGCAAGGCGCCGGCGGAGCGCAAGCTGTTCTGGTGGATCGTGCTCGGCACGATTCCTGCCGTCCTGTTCGGTCTCGCGATCAAGATGGGCGCATTCAACTCGCTCGCCGAGACCTGGTTCGACATTACCGTGGTCGACGACGACCTGATGTCCTCGATCCGCTTCACCGACCTCATTGCCGTGAACCTCATCGTCTACGGCATCCTCCTCGGTCTCGCCGACCGCTTCGGCGGCAACGAGAAGACCTTCGAGGACATGAGCTGGCGCGACGGCCTGATCGTCGGCATCGCGCAGGCGCTGGCAATCGTTCCCGGCACCAGCCGCTCGGGCGTGACGATGACTGCGGCGCGCGCACTCGGCTACAGCCGGTTCGAAGCGGCGCGCTTCTCCTTCCTCCTGTCGATCCCTGCAGTGGCGGGAGCGGGCATATTGATCGTTCCGGAGATTTTCGAAGCCGGCGGCGATCTCGCGTTCGAAGCGCTGGTCGCAGGCGTCATGACCTTTATCGCGGCATTCGCGACGATGGCTTTCCTCATGAATTTCCTCAAGAAAGCCTCGATGATGGTCTTCGTCGTCTACCGCGTCGCCCTCGGCGTAGCGCTGCTCGCACTGTTCTGA
- a CDS encoding acetyl-CoA C-acetyltransferase — MTLRRVAICSPLRTPVGRFLGSLAPLEAGALGAVILKALVERSGVDPERVDDVVFSQGYGNGEAPAIGHWSWLAAGLPLEVPGYQVDRRCGSGLQAVVNAAMMVQTGAADCVVAGGVESMSNVEHYTTKARHGARMGDMALWDRLTRGRLMSQPIERFGVITGMIETAENLAKDYDISREAADAYAVRSHRNAAKAWDEGKFDAQLVPVPVPQRKGDPVMFAKDEGFRADASEESLGALRAIDLKHDPDAIVTAGNASQQNDAAAVCLVVAEDKVEELGLTPMLWFNGWAAAGCDPSRMGIGPVPAVERLFARTGMGWDDIEMVELNEAFAPQVLAVLKGWGWSEDDSRMDMLNVNGSGISLGHPIGATGGRILADMAHEMHRRGARYGLETMCIGGGQGIAAIFERAA, encoded by the coding sequence ATGACCCTCCGCCGCGTTGCCATCTGCTCGCCCCTTCGCACTCCCGTCGGCCGCTTCCTCGGAAGCCTCGCCCCGCTCGAAGCGGGCGCGCTGGGTGCGGTGATCCTGAAAGCGCTGGTCGAGCGCAGCGGCGTCGATCCCGAGCGGGTCGACGACGTGGTCTTCAGCCAGGGCTACGGGAATGGCGAGGCACCTGCGATCGGGCACTGGAGCTGGCTTGCCGCCGGCCTCCCGCTCGAAGTGCCCGGCTACCAGGTCGACCGGCGCTGCGGCTCGGGCCTGCAAGCGGTCGTTAACGCGGCAATGATGGTCCAGACCGGCGCGGCCGACTGTGTCGTTGCAGGCGGTGTCGAGAGCATGTCCAATGTCGAGCACTACACGACCAAGGCCCGCCACGGCGCGCGCATGGGCGACATGGCGCTGTGGGACCGCCTGACGCGCGGCCGCCTCATGAGCCAGCCGATCGAGCGTTTCGGGGTCATCACCGGCATGATCGAGACGGCGGAAAACCTCGCCAAGGATTATGACATCTCGCGCGAGGCGGCGGACGCCTACGCCGTGCGCTCGCATCGCAATGCCGCGAAGGCGTGGGACGAGGGCAAGTTCGACGCGCAGCTCGTCCCGGTCCCCGTGCCGCAGCGCAAGGGCGACCCGGTGATGTTCGCGAAGGACGAGGGCTTCCGCGCCGATGCGAGCGAGGAAAGCCTCGGCGCGCTGCGGGCAATCGACCTCAAGCACGATCCCGATGCTATCGTCACCGCGGGCAATGCGAGCCAGCAGAACGATGCCGCAGCCGTCTGCCTCGTCGTGGCGGAAGACAAGGTCGAAGAGCTCGGCCTCACCCCCATGCTGTGGTTCAACGGCTGGGCGGCAGCAGGCTGCGACCCGAGCCGCATGGGCATCGGCCCGGTCCCGGCGGTCGAGCGGCTGTTCGCGCGCACCGGCATGGGCTGGGACGATATCGAGATGGTCGAACTGAACGAGGCATTCGCGCCGCAGGTTCTCGCCGTACTCAAGGGCTGGGGCTGGTCCGAGGATGACAGCCGGATGGACATGCTCAACGTCAACGGCTCGGGCATTTCGCTCGGCCACCCGATCGGTGCAACCGGCGGGCGCATCCTTGCCGACATGGCGCACGAGATGCACCGGCGCGGGGCACGCTACGGCCTCGAGACCATGTGCATCGGCGGCGGACAGGGGATCGCGGCGATCTTCGAACGGGCCGCCTGA